The genomic interval AAGAGAAGTTGCATTCTCGGTGCTTGGTGATTTGGACAATGTGCATCTGATTGACCCTGTGGATGTTTGTGAACTGCATAACTTAATGGATCGTGCCTATATGATTATGACTGATTCCGGCGGTTTGCAGGAAGAAGCGCCATCTCTCGGAAAACCCGTGTTGGTGCTCCGTAATGAAACCGAACGTCCTGAAGCAGTGGTGGCAGGAACCGTAAAAATTGCAGGGATTCACGAAGAAGATATCTATTCTATGGGAAAAACCTTGTTAACAGATACCGAAGAATACAACAAGATGGCGCATGCCGTAAATCCCTATGGTGACGGTCTTGCTTCCAAACGAAGTGTGGATGCAATCTTGTATCACTTTGGAAGAACCACCGAACGTCCCGCAGATTTAGTTACAAAATAAATGTATCCAAAAAAAGCGATTGTAGATGACTACAATCGCTTTTTGTTTTTGTTATGATTCTTCAGGGTGGGAGAGGGCCTGCAGACGTTCGTTGATGTCCTGCATATGCAGGTCGGTTTTTGCAATCACATCAGCACAGGCTTTTAATTCTGCAATCAGTTCCTCTGCATCGGGCATATCTTTTTTGTATTTCATGCCGTGCTCCAAGCTGGCCCAAAAATCCATAGCAATGGTACGAAACTGCACTTCCACCTTCACAGCTTGCTTTCTGTCTGCAAAAAAGACAGGGATTTCCACAATCATATGATAACTGCGGTAACCATTTGGTTTGGGATTTTTGATGTAGTCTTTCACTTCCAGCACAATAACGTCGTCTTGGCGGGTAAACATTTCCGCAACCTTGTAAATATCGTCCACAAAGGAACAGATGACCCGAACTCCTGCCACATCGTTTAAGTTTTCCATCACAGAGGAAACGGAAAGCTCTAAGTTTCTTCGCTTCAGCTTTTCTAAAATACTTTGGGGTTTCTTCACTCTGGATTTAATCATTTCAATGGGGTTTCGGTTGTTGCGATAGGAAAGGTCATCGTTTAAAATTTCAAACTTGGTGCGGATTTCTCGGATAGCGCATTGATACATCATCAGCATATCCGAGAATTTTTTTGTATTTTGAAAGAATGCGTCTAATTGTTCCAAAGACAGGGAGGAATCCTGCCCTAAAAAATATTTTTGCAATTCATTTTCCATTTCTTTGTTCCTTAATCCAATTCTACCGAGCCGGTGTAGAGTTGGTAGTATTTTCCTTTTTCTTCCAACAGTTTTTCGTGGCTCCCCCGTTCAATGATTCTGCCGTGGTCTAACACCATAATTACATCGGAATTCTGAATGGTGGAAAGACGGTGGGCAATCACAAACACGGTTCTGCCGTGCATTAAGCTGTCCATCCCTTTTTGCACAATGGCTTCGGTACGGGTATCAATCGAAGAAGTTGCTTCGTCTAAAATCATAACCGGCGGATCTAATACTGCTGCTCTTGCAATGGCAATCAACTGACGTTGCCCCTGAGATAAGCTTTCTCCGTTGTTGGTTAAGGGAGTGTCGTAACCTTGCGGCAGACGGGAGATGAATCCATGAGCATTTGCCAGTTTTGCCGCCGCAATAATTTCTTCATCGGTGGCATCCGGTTTTCCGTAGCGGATGTTTTCTTTCACGGTGCCGGTGAACAGATTGGTATCCTGAAGCACCATTCCCAACGAACGGCGCAAATCACTTTTTTTGATTTTATTGATGTTGATGCCGTCATAACGGACCTTGCCGTCTGCTAAATCATAGAAACGGTTGATTAAATTGGTGATGGTGGTTTTGCCTGCACCTGTTGCCCCCACAAATGCAATTTTTTCGCCCGGATTGGCATAGAGAGACACATTGTGCAGCACAATTTTTTCTTCGGTGTAACCGAAGTCCACATCGTCAAACACCACTTCCCCTTTTAATTCGGTGTAAGTGAGCGTGCCGTCAGAATGAGGATGTTTCCAAGCCCATAAACCGGTACGTTTTTCAGATTCCGTCAGCACACCATTTTCGTATTTTGCATTGACTAAAGTAACATAGCCGTTGTCATCTTCGACCTTTTCATCCAACAGTTCAAAAATACGTTTGGCGCCTGCCAATGCCATCACCACCATATTGATTTGTTGAGAAATCTGAGAGATAGGCATATTGAAGCTTTTGGAAAGTTGCAGGAAGGTGGCAATGTTTCCTAAGGTTAAACCGCCAAATCCCATAATTGCCATACCGCCACCCAAAATAGCGAGTAATGCGTATTGCAGATGTCCTAAGTTATTGTTGATGGGACCAAGCACATTGGCAAACTTGTGGGCGTTGGTGGCGTTTTCGCAAAGTTCTTCGTTTCGTTTGTCAAATTCTTCTTTGGTTTCGTCTTCGTGGCAGAACACTTTGATAACCTTCTGTCCGTGAATCATTTCTTCCACAAATCCGTTCACACTGCCGAGTGCCTGTTGTTGTTTACCAAAATACTTGCCACTGTTTTTGGCAACTGCACCTGTCACTTTTAAAATCACGCCCACAAAGAGCAGGGTGAATACAGTCAAGTATATATTGGTGACAATCATTGCACATAAAACAGAAATAATGGTTACCAAGGATGAGAACATCTGAGGCAAACTCTGAGAAATCATCTGTCTTAAGGTATCGGTATCGTTGGTGTAGTGACTCATCACGTCCCCGTGGGCGTGGGT from Oscillospiraceae bacterium carries:
- a CDS encoding GTP pyrophosphokinase family protein, with the protein product MENELQKYFLGQDSSLSLEQLDAFFQNTKKFSDMLMMYQCAIREIRTKFEILNDDLSYRNNRNPIEMIKSRVKKPQSILEKLKRRNLELSVSSVMENLNDVAGVRVICSFVDDIYKVAEMFTRQDDVIVLEVKDYIKNPKPNGYRSYHMIVEIPVFFADRKQAVKVEVQFRTIAMDFWASLEHGMKYKKDMPDAEELIAELKACADVIAKTDLHMQDINERLQALSHPEES
- a CDS encoding ABC transporter ATP-binding protein: MAQNNQNRVPPKFDPARFAPQKKPDKKTIKRLLGYIFKDYKFSFFLVVILIILSTVANVSSAMFLGILIDDYITPLTKMANPVFTGLIQAIGVMIVIYAVGIFSTLMFNRMMAKIAQGVLRDIRNDMFSHMQKLPIKYFDTHAHGDVMSHYTNDTDTLRQMISQSLPQMFSSLVTIISVLCAMIVTNIYLTVFTLLFVGVILKVTGAVAKNSGKYFGKQQQALGSVNGFVEEMIHGQKVIKVFCHEDETKEEFDKRNEELCENATNAHKFANVLGPINNNLGHLQYALLAILGGGMAIMGFGGLTLGNIATFLQLSKSFNMPISQISQQINMVVMALAGAKRIFELLDEKVEDDNGYVTLVNAKYENGVLTESEKRTGLWAWKHPHSDGTLTYTELKGEVVFDDVDFGYTEEKIVLHNVSLYANPGEKIAFVGATGAGKTTITNLINRFYDLADGKVRYDGININKIKKSDLRRSLGMVLQDTNLFTGTVKENIRYGKPDATDEEIIAAAKLANAHGFISRLPQGYDTPLTNNGESLSQGQRQLIAIARAAVLDPPVMILDEATSSIDTRTEAIVQKGMDSLMHGRTVFVIAHRLSTIQNSDVIMVLDHGRIIERGSHEKLLEEKGKYYQLYTGSVELD